One window of the Haloarcula halobia genome contains the following:
- a CDS encoding DUF6149 family protein: MKLHQNPRHWASKKALTTPGIRSVANYGLVKLHTKIFLGKADEARREERRDHLDDFFDATMDTYVAALQADYSEAEAREITHLQANFDFYNHGWTEMMEIPVDELETHYERYADFFETHDITIDDPLGAFAPADGVTEAPSTPERLDDPEHPHAVGGFADDVYVETEDGDVVVGGTEEPEDVSVTDSPVVDDDVENARSD; encoded by the coding sequence ATGAAGCTCCACCAGAACCCGCGCCACTGGGCGAGCAAGAAGGCGCTGACCACCCCCGGCATCCGGTCGGTCGCCAACTACGGGCTCGTGAAACTCCACACCAAGATATTCCTCGGGAAGGCCGACGAGGCCCGCCGGGAGGAACGGCGCGACCATCTCGACGACTTCTTCGACGCCACGATGGACACCTACGTGGCGGCGCTCCAGGCCGACTACTCCGAGGCCGAGGCCCGCGAGATAACCCACCTCCAGGCCAACTTCGACTTCTACAACCACGGGTGGACCGAGATGATGGAGATCCCCGTCGACGAACTCGAGACCCACTACGAGCGCTACGCCGACTTCTTCGAGACACACGACATCACCATCGACGACCCGCTCGGAGCCTTCGCGCCGGCCGACGGCGTCACCGAGGCCCCATCGACCCCCGAGCGACTCGACGACCCAGAGCACCCCCACGCCGTCGGCGGGTTCGCCGACGACGTCTACGTCGAGACGGAGGACGGCGACGTGGTCGTCGGCGGGACCGAGGAACCCGAGGACGTCAGCGTCACCGACTCGCCGGTCGTCGACGACGACGTCGAGAACGCCCGGAGCGACTGA
- a CDS encoding NAD(P)/FAD-dependent oxidoreductase: MSTSHVIIGDGIAGASAAETIREKDPDASVTVLTDEGEALYNRILIKEFAKGKLPEAPISIHDPEWYDDRDIDLQLNTHVTDIDTDAHEVNTHTGDTYEYDKLLVATGGTPAQLPVENSDADGIDHFWTFQDARRIAEHAEDAEQGIIVGAGLLGIDLAAVCAAQGVDAKYLMRGNRWWRYALSKDGAEIIHDALRENGVEPVFESGVDHFEVDDDGHVTGAVDPDGNHYDGEWAGVAIGLDFNTEFLGGTDIELDDGVVVDEYMQTAAEDVYAAGDITQFYDTILNARAQNGAWGSAKEQGSVAGQNMVADGEEREFRWVSSYSITHFDFPFLSFGHPARGDDEAARKYSDSEWRRLAFENGQLIGGVLIGDLSQQSKFKKLIREERLVAEKKEMLLEKEVDLEAVKEAAPATAE, encoded by the coding sequence ATGAGCACGTCGCACGTGATTATCGGTGACGGCATCGCGGGAGCCTCCGCGGCCGAGACAATCCGGGAGAAGGACCCGGACGCGTCAGTGACCGTCCTCACCGACGAGGGCGAGGCGCTGTACAACCGTATCCTCATCAAGGAGTTCGCGAAGGGCAAGCTCCCCGAGGCCCCCATCTCCATCCACGACCCCGAGTGGTACGACGACCGCGACATCGACCTGCAGCTCAACACCCACGTGACCGACATCGACACCGACGCTCACGAGGTCAACACCCACACGGGCGACACCTACGAGTACGACAAGCTCCTCGTCGCCACCGGCGGGACGCCCGCCCAGCTGCCCGTCGAGAACTCCGACGCCGACGGTATCGACCACTTCTGGACGTTCCAGGACGCCCGCCGCATCGCCGAACACGCCGAGGACGCCGAGCAGGGCATCATCGTCGGCGCCGGCCTGCTGGGAATCGACCTGGCGGCGGTCTGTGCCGCACAGGGAGTCGACGCGAAGTACCTGATGCGTGGCAACCGCTGGTGGCGCTACGCGCTCTCGAAAGACGGCGCGGAGATCATCCACGACGCCCTGCGCGAGAACGGCGTCGAACCGGTCTTCGAGTCCGGCGTCGACCACTTCGAGGTCGACGACGACGGCCACGTCACCGGTGCCGTCGACCCCGACGGTAACCACTACGACGGCGAGTGGGCCGGGGTCGCCATCGGCCTCGATTTCAACACGGAGTTCCTCGGCGGCACCGACATCGAGCTCGACGACGGCGTCGTCGTCGACGAGTACATGCAGACCGCCGCCGAGGACGTCTACGCGGCGGGGGACATCACGCAGTTCTACGACACCATCCTGAACGCCCGCGCCCAGAACGGCGCGTGGGGATCGGCGAAAGAGCAGGGCTCGGTCGCCGGCCAGAACATGGTCGCCGACGGCGAGGAACGCGAGTTCCGCTGGGTCTCCTCGTACTCGATCACGCACTTCGACTTCCCGTTCCTCTCCTTTGGCCACCCGGCCCGCGGTGACGACGAGGCCGCGCGGAAGTACTCCGACAGCGAGTGGCGCCGTCTCGCCTTCGAGAACGGCCAGCTCATCGGCGGCGTGCTCATCGGTGACCTCTCCCAGCAGTCGAAGTTCAAGAAGCTCATCCGCGAGGAGCGTCTGGTCGCCGAGAAAAAGGAGATGCTCCTAGAGAAGGAAGTCGACCTCGAGGCCGTCAAGGAGGCCGCGCCCGCCACCGCCGAGTAG